The proteins below are encoded in one region of Rhododendron vialii isolate Sample 1 chromosome 7a, ASM3025357v1:
- the LOC131334636 gene encoding pentatricopeptide repeat-containing protein At3g61520, mitochondrial, with product MAASRLSTPLHLLKHIRPSNHPPLLRHISSSSADDPPPPPSNNTLVTQILTILQNNPTNWTSNDELRSLLSHSSHSLSPSSLYQITRSFTTTTEALKFFDYIRTTLPTPPDPDSLSTSFQAIFELAESRDQTNYSPEKVSQLFTSFKEYNIPLNVNSAALLVRCFGRAGLVSDSILVYKELDPDSRNTHISNVLLGVLVRAGRVDDAFQVLDEMLLCRDGKISPNESTVDIVIGGLLRRDANGRSVSEEEIVGLVSKFGEHRVFPSPVRLTQLITKLCRSGKIDRAWDVLHEVMNAAGDVQAPTCNALLTGLGRNRDFPRMNKLLAEMKENGVQPDVITFGILLNHLCKFRRVDEALEVFEKMSGGSGSEGFSVTPDTILYNTLIDGFCKVGRQEKGLVLVEQMRSHGCEPNTVTYNCLIDGFCKAGEIDKARELFDVMNKEGMLPNVITLNSLVGGMCKHGRINSAMEFFNEMQGKGLKGNAITYTALINDFCNVNNIDKAMELFNDMSKVECSPDAIVYYTLIAGLTQAGRLDDASFIASVMKKNGFCLDVLSYNILIGGFCRKNKLDKAYGMLKEMDQAGVKPDGVTFNTLISYFSKVGDFSTAHKFLRKMVDEGLMPSVVTYGALIHAYCLVGNLDDAMKLFREMSSGSRVPPNTVIFNMLIDSLCKNKKVEVALSLMDDMKDKGVRPNTNTFNAMLKGLQDINWLEKAFELMNQMTEQACNPDYVTMEILTNWLPAVGETEKLKSFVQGYEVSLSTA from the coding sequence ATGGCAGCCTCGAGACTCTCAACCCCACTCCACCTTCTCAAACACATACGCCCCTCTAATCATCCACCACTCCTCCGCcacatctcctcctcctccgccgacgacccaccaccaccgccgtcAAACAACACACTCGTAACTCAAATCCTAACTATCCTACAAAACAACCCAACCAATTGGACCAGCAACGACGAGCTCCGCAGccttctctctcactcctctcaCTCTCTGTCCCCTTCCTCTCTCTACCAAATCACCCGCagcttcaccaccaccaccgaagcCCTCAAATTCTTCGACTACATTCGAACCACCTTGCCAACACCACCGGACCCTGACTCTCTCTCCACTTCTTTCCAAGCCATTTTCGAACTCGCAGAAAGCCGCGATCAAACCAATTACTCGCCCGAAAAAGTTAGCCAACTCTTCACCTCATTCAAAGAGTACAACATTCCTCTTAATGTCAATTCGGCGGCCCTTTTGGTCCGGTGCTTCGGCCGAGCTGGATTAGTTTCAGATTCGATTCTCGTTTACAAAGAACTCGACCCAGATTCGCGAAACACTCATATAAGCAATGTGTTGTTGGGTGTGTTGGTGCGAGCTGGAAGGGTCGATGATGCCTTCCAAGTGCTCGACGAAATGCTGCTTTGCCGAGATGGGAAAATTTCGCCTAATGAGAGTACTGTGGATATTGTTATCGGTGGGTTGTTGCGGAGGGATGCGAATGGGAGGAGTGTTAGTGAGGAGGAAATTGTTGGGTTGGTTTCGAAGTTTGGGGAGCATCGTGTTTTCCCATCTCCGGTGAGGCTTACCCAATTGATCACGAAGCTGTGTAGGAGTGGGAAGATTGACCGGGCTTGGGATGTGTTACATGAGGTAATGAACGCAGCTGGCGATGTGCAAGCTCCTACGTGTAATGCGCTTTTGACTGGGTTGGGTAGAAACCGGGATTTTCCAAGAATGAACAAACTTTTGGCAGAGATGAAGGAAAACGGTGTGCAGCCTGATGTTATAACGTTTGGTATTCTTCTTAATCATTTGTGTAAGTTTCGTAGGGTTGATGAGGCGTTGGAGGTGTTTGAGAAGATGTCTGGAGGAAGTGGAAGTGAGGGATTTTCAGTTACACCAGATACAATCCTTTATAATACTCTAATTGATGGATTTTGTAAAGTGGGAAGGCAGGAAAAGGGTTTGGTTTTGGTGGAACAGATGAGATCGCATGGCTGTGAACCGAATACGGTAACATACAATTGCCTCATTGATGGGTTTTGCAAAGCTGGTGAAATTGATAAGGCCCGTGAGCTTTTTGATGTGATGAACAAGGAAGGAATGCTGCCAAACGTGATCACCCTCAACTCCTTGGTTGGTGGTATGTGCAAGCACGGGCGTATCAATAGTGCAATGGAGTTCTTTAATGAAATGCAAGGGAAAGGTTTGAAAGGTAATGCAATTACTTACACAGCCTTAATAAATGACTTTTGTAATGTCAACAATATCgacaaagcaatggagttgTTTAATGATATGTCTAAAGTAGAATGTTCACCCGATGCAATTGTATACTACACTTTGATAGCTGGTCTGACCCAAGCCGGAAGGTTGGATGATGCTAGCTTTATTGCATCAGTAATGAAGAAAAATGGGTTCTGTTTGGATGTTTTGAGTTACAATATTCTGATTGGCGGGTTCTGTAGGAAGAATAAGTTGGATAAAGCTTATGGGATGCTCAAGGAAATGGATCAGGCTGGAGTAAAGCCTGATGGAGTGACATTCAACACTTTGATTTCATATTTCAGCAAAGTTGGTGATTTCTCGACTGCCCATAAGTTTTTGAGGAAGATGGTTGATGAAGGTCTTATGCCTAGTGTTGTTACTTACGGGGCTTTGATTCACGCATATTGTTTGGTTGGCAACCTTGATGATGCTATGAAACTATTTAGGGAGATGAGCTCTGGTTCTAGGGTTCCTCCTAACACTGTCATTTTCAATATGCTGATCGATTCTCTATGCAAGAATAAGAAGGTGGAAGTTGCTCTGTCTCTTATGGATGATATGAAGGATAAGGGGGTGAGGCCAAATACCAACACGTTTAATGCAATGTTGAAAGGACTTCAGGATATTAATTGGTTGGAGAAGGCATTTGAGCTTATGAATCAGATGACCGAACAAGCTTGTAATCCCGATTATGTCACCATGGAGATTCTCACTAACTGGCTTCCTGCTGTTGGTGAAACAGAAAAATTGAAAAGCTTTGTCCAAGGATATGAAGTTTCACTCTCAACAGCGTAG
- the LOC131334637 gene encoding WRKY transcription factor 22 — protein MADDWDLQAVVRSCSAATATTTTASTFLPQDDQFLFFPDPFEPRSSERVEELHELFKPFFPQFQTLTPQNNRPISPLSVLGGLQDLSSQPPPPPPPQQQRQQEKQKHHKLSVTGSRAFMTNTSTTAISHTPSPRSKKRKSQMKRVCEVPAEGLSSDMWSWRKYGQKPIKGSPYPRGYYRCSTSKGCMARKQVERNRSDPGMFIVTYTNEHNHPMPTHRNSLAGISRQKPAAPETVAAGETHNNPSCSDPVSPVESREEELEDLMEEREEDESGGVSDMVISDDFFDGLDEITGLAAGDSSPDHLPASLPFPWLANNATTTTAGGG, from the exons ATGGCGGATGATTGGGACCTTCAAGCGGTGGTCAGAAGCTGCTCTGccgccactgccaccaccaccaccgcatcTACCTTTCTACCACAAGATGATCAATTCCTGTTCTTTCCAGATCCGTTTGAACCTAGAAGTAGTGAGAGAGTTGAAGAGTTGCATGAGTTGTTCAAGCCCTTTTTCCCCCAATTTCAAACCCTGACACCTCAAAACAACAGACCCATCTCACCTCTCTCTGTTCTTGGTGGCTTACAAGATCTATcatcacaaccaccaccaccaccaccaccacaacaacaaaGACAACAAGAAAAGCAGAAACATCATAAGCTGTCTGTTACTGGTTCAAGAGCTTTTATGACCAATACTTCTACTACTGCTATTTCACATACCCCAAGCCCAAGGTCCAAGAAAAG GAAGAGCCAGATGAAAAGGGTTTGTGAAGTTCCAGCAGAGGGCTTGTCTTCTGATATGTGGTCTTGGAGGAAATATGGGCAGAAACCCATCAAAGGCTCTCCATATCCGAG AGGATACTACAGATGTAGCACATCAAAGGGGTGTATGGCCCGGAAACAAGTGGAGCGAAACAGATCCGACCCGGGAATGTTCATTGTCACCTACACCAACGAGCACAATCACCCTATGCCCACCCACCGGAACTCACTCGCCGGAATCAGCCGCCAAAAGCCTGCTGCACCTGAAACCGTCGCAGCCGGTGAAACCCACAACAACCCCTCTTGCTCCGATCCGGTTTCTCCGGTGGAGAGCAGAGAAGAAGAGTTAGAAGATCtgatggaagagagagaagaagatgagTCGGGTGGTGTTTCTGATATGGTTATAAGTGATGATTTCTTTGACGGTTTGGATGAGATTACCGGCTTGGCGGCCGGAGATTCCTCTCCGGATCACTTGCCTGCGAGTTTACCCTTCCCTTGGCTGGCCAACAACGCTACAACCACCACCGCAGGCGGTGGCTGA